A window from Hemicordylus capensis ecotype Gifberg chromosome 2, rHemCap1.1.pri, whole genome shotgun sequence encodes these proteins:
- the LOC128344923 gene encoding histone H2A-like — MSGRGKTGGKARAKAKSRSSRAGLQFPVGRVHRLLRKGNYAERIGCGAPVYLAAVLEYLSAEILELAGNAARDNKKSRIIPRHLQLAVRNDEELNKLLGGVTIAQGGVLPNIHSVLLPKKTEAMHTAAATKPGTSVSKSAKVPKLAVKPTAAPVAVQ, encoded by the coding sequence ATGTCGGGCCGCGGCAAGACAGGAGGGAAAGCACGAGCTAAAGCAAAATCCCGCTCTTCTCGGGCTGGGTTGCAGTTTCCTGTGGGCAGAGTGCATAGGCTGTTGCGGAAGGGGAATTATGCTGAGCGAATCGGATGTGGAGCTCCCGTTTACTTGGCTGCTGTCCTCGAGTATCTGAGTGCTGAGATTTTGGAACTTGCTGGTAATGCGGCCAGAGACAACAAAAAAAGCCGCATCATTCCACGCCACTTGCAGTTGGCTGTTCGCAACGACGAGGAACTGAATAAGCTGTTGGGAGGCGTGACCATTGCGCAAGGCGGCGTTTTGCCCAACATACACTCTGTCTTGCTTCCCAAGAAGACTGAAGCAATGcacactgctgccgccaccaagcCTGGCACCAGCGTCAGCAAATCCGCCAAAGTTCCCAAACTCGCAGTCAAGCCTACAGCCGCTCCCGTCGCAGTTCAGTGA